The following are from one region of the Cyanobacterium stanieri LEGE 03274 genome:
- a CDS encoding PH domain-containing protein gives MGIKEEVYYEGGPHIGDLIFNVLLAFTVICLPLTVGAIARAIWLRYRITDRRISVTGGWQGRDRTDIIYSEVIKVAKIPRGLGFWGDIVVTLKDRSRLELRAMPNFRDVSDYIAQKAADKTGRSVEAIAP, from the coding sequence ATGGGAATTAAAGAAGAAGTTTATTATGAAGGTGGTCCTCATATTGGAGATTTGATCTTTAATGTGTTACTTGCTTTTACCGTAATTTGTTTACCTTTGACAGTGGGGGCTATTGCTCGAGCTATTTGGTTGCGTTATCGTATTACTGATCGTCGAATCTCTGTAACTGGGGGATGGCAAGGGCGCGATCGCACCGATATTATTTATTCTGAAGTGATCAAAGTGGCAAAAATCCCTAGGGGTTTAGGTTTTTGGGGTGATATTGTCGTGACTCTTAAAGATAGAAGTCGTTTAGAATTAAGAGCTATGCCCAATTTCAGAGATGTTTCTGATTATATCGCTCAGAAAGCCGCCGATAAAACTGGTAGATCCGTAGAGGCGATCGCACCTTAA
- the yidC gene encoding membrane protein insertase YidC, translating to MDFGIGFISTNIMLPILDFFYGIVPSYGFGIIALTLVVRFAVYPLSAGQIRNMRKMRITQPLMKQKQDEIRKKYKDNPQKQQEEMGKIMQEFGNPLAGCLPLLLQMPILFALFATLRGSPFANINYNVDVQVFPQEQVERIVPQPYSTKTQNVFVSDGVHNKIAAILPTGNKLVVGETEKIEFQTPEGKSLQELIAQYPNDEDILPRWEITKGQERISIDENGNITALATGDATIQVTLPGIAADKGFLFIEALGRIGVTGENGKIHWDILGMIIFFGVSIYLNQELSGAAQPNTGNDQQKSINKITPVIFSGMFLFFPLPAGVLMYIVLANVFQTIQTLILMREPLPENIQKILDDQIKANKGREAIPFEKKSKKKEKTSG from the coding sequence ATGGATTTTGGTATAGGTTTTATATCAACAAACATCATGTTGCCAATCCTAGATTTTTTCTATGGAATTGTGCCAAGCTATGGTTTTGGAATTATTGCCCTCACCCTTGTGGTGCGTTTCGCTGTATATCCCCTCAGTGCCGGGCAAATCCGCAACATGAGAAAAATGCGCATCACCCAACCCCTGATGAAGCAAAAACAAGACGAAATTAGAAAAAAATATAAAGACAATCCCCAAAAACAACAAGAAGAAATGGGGAAAATTATGCAAGAATTTGGTAATCCCCTCGCAGGATGTTTACCCCTTCTATTGCAAATGCCTATCCTTTTTGCCCTGTTTGCAACCCTCAGAGGATCACCATTTGCCAACATAAATTATAATGTTGATGTGCAAGTTTTTCCTCAAGAACAAGTAGAACGCATCGTACCTCAACCCTACAGCACCAAAACTCAAAACGTTTTTGTCAGTGATGGAGTACATAACAAAATTGCCGCTATTCTTCCTACGGGTAATAAACTGGTAGTGGGTGAAACAGAAAAAATTGAATTTCAAACCCCCGAAGGTAAATCCCTCCAAGAATTAATTGCTCAATATCCTAACGATGAAGACATATTACCCCGTTGGGAAATAACTAAAGGACAAGAAAGAATTTCCATAGACGAAAATGGAAACATTACCGCCCTCGCCACAGGAGATGCCACCATTCAGGTAACTTTACCCGGTATCGCTGCTGACAAGGGCTTTTTATTCATTGAAGCCTTAGGACGCATTGGGGTGACTGGGGAAAATGGTAAAATCCATTGGGATATTCTAGGTATGATTATCTTTTTTGGAGTTAGTATTTACCTTAACCAAGAATTATCAGGGGCAGCCCAACCCAACACAGGTAATGATCAACAAAAAAGCATTAACAAAATCACCCCTGTTATCTTTTCAGGAATGTTTTTATTTTTCCCCCTTCCTGCCGGGGTGTTAATGTACATTGTCTTGGCTAACGTTTTTCAAACCATCCAAACTTTGATTTTAATGCGCGAACCTTTGCCCGAGAATATCCAAAAAATTCTTGATGATCAAATCAAAGCAAACAAAGGCAGGGAAGCAATTCCATTTGAGAAAAAAAGTAAAAAGAAAGAAAAAACTTCAGGTTAA
- a CDS encoding prohibitin family protein, giving the protein MNRQTTNISSLIAAIVTAFIVFIGLNSFVIINPGQTGVLSILGKAQDQPLLEGIHFKPPVISAVDVYDVTVQKFEVPAQSSTKDLQDLSASFAINFRLDPVKVVEIRRTQGTLQNIVAKIIAPQTQESFKIAAAKRTVEEAITKRSELKEDFDNALNSRLDKYGIIVLDTSVVDLAFSPEFAKAVEDKQIAEQRSQRAVYIAKEAEQEAQADINRAKGRAEAQRLLAETLKAQGGDLVLQKEAIEAWRNGGSQMPKVLVMGGDSKNSVPFLFNLNDVAN; this is encoded by the coding sequence TTGAATCGTCAAACAACCAATATATCTTCACTAATAGCAGCTATAGTAACCGCTTTTATTGTATTTATTGGACTTAATTCTTTCGTCATCATTAACCCTGGGCAAACAGGAGTTTTAAGCATCCTTGGTAAAGCCCAAGATCAACCATTGTTAGAGGGTATCCACTTTAAACCTCCCGTTATCTCAGCGGTGGATGTTTATGATGTCACGGTACAAAAATTTGAAGTACCTGCCCAAAGTTCTACCAAAGATTTACAAGATTTATCGGCTAGTTTTGCCATTAACTTCCGTCTTGATCCTGTTAAAGTAGTGGAAATTAGAAGAACTCAGGGAACTCTACAAAATATTGTAGCTAAAATTATTGCTCCTCAAACCCAAGAATCTTTTAAAATTGCGGCGGCTAAGCGCACCGTGGAAGAAGCAATCACCAAGCGAAGTGAGTTAAAGGAGGATTTTGATAATGCCCTTAATTCTCGTCTGGATAAATACGGTATCATTGTTTTGGATACCAGTGTAGTTGATCTTGCTTTTTCTCCCGAGTTTGCTAAGGCGGTGGAAGATAAACAAATCGCTGAACAACGTTCTCAAAGGGCTGTTTATATTGCCAAAGAAGCCGAACAAGAAGCCCAAGCCGACATCAACCGTGCTAAAGGTAGAGCCGAAGCTCAAAGGTTATTAGCTGAAACCCTTAAGGCACAAGGAGGCGACCTAGTGTTACAAAAAGAGGCGATCGAAGCATGGCGCAACGGTGGTTCTCAGATGCCTAAAGTATTGGTTATGGGTGGAGACTCTAAAAATAGTGTTCCTTTCTTATTCAATCTCAATGATGTAGCTAATTAA
- the vapC gene encoding type II toxin-antitoxin system VapC family toxin, with amino-acid sequence MYLIDTSILINIFRDKSNLLRTKLEGHIKDEAIFLTNFTQMELLQGAKNEKEWQLLKLYLSHQDYILATPDNFINSARIFYELRRKGFTVRSVIDCCIAQLALNYDLVLIHNDRDFETIKNVRPLKTFIFE; translated from the coding sequence ATGTATTTAATTGATACTTCTATTTTGATCAATATTTTTAGAGATAAAAGTAATCTATTAAGAACCAAGTTAGAAGGTCATATTAAAGATGAGGCAATTTTCTTAACCAACTTTACACAGATGGAATTGTTACAGGGAGCTAAGAATGAAAAAGAATGGCAACTTTTAAAGTTATATTTGAGTCACCAAGATTATATTTTAGCAACTCCTGATAATTTTATAAATTCAGCTCGTATCTTTTACGAATTAAGGAGAAAAGGATTTACTGTAAGAAGTGTTATTGATTGCTGTATTGCCCAATTAGCTTTAAATTATGACCTAGTTTTAATCCATAATGATCGGGATTTTGAAACCATTAAAAATGTCCGCCCTTTAAAAACCTTTATTTTTGAATAG
- a CDS encoding protein jag → MDEQVQRGKQWLETLLKLMNIPADVQTGRVEENGQQGISCWLTIDETNLDQNQINALIGKKGDTIDAIQYLANSLLNIGLGDNSPCFFTVELNGYRIRRQAELMAIAQSAAAKVRETGTPEEIKYLSSVERRQIHSILESSEDLTTESQGNEPERRLIVKLR, encoded by the coding sequence ATGGATGAACAAGTCCAACGGGGCAAACAGTGGTTAGAAACTCTACTCAAATTAATGAACATTCCTGCGGATGTACAAACGGGTAGGGTGGAAGAAAATGGACAACAAGGCATTTCCTGTTGGTTAACCATTGATGAGACTAATTTAGATCAAAATCAGATTAATGCTTTAATCGGTAAGAAAGGTGACACCATCGATGCCATTCAATATTTAGCTAATTCTTTGTTAAATATCGGCTTGGGTGATAATTCCCCTTGCTTTTTTACCGTGGAGTTGAATGGTTATCGCATTCGTCGTCAAGCGGAATTAATGGCGATCGCCCAAAGTGCGGCCGCTAAAGTTAGAGAAACAGGCACACCAGAGGAAATTAAATATTTATCCTCCGTAGAAAGACGGCAAATTCACAGTATCCTTGAATCTTCCGAAGATTTAACCACCGAAAGCCAGGGTAACGAACCCGAACGACGATTAATTGTTAAATTACGTTAA
- a CDS encoding type II toxin-antitoxin system VapB family antitoxin, which produces MRTNIDLDDKLVEEAFSLTSVRTKKELVNLALQELIKNKKKLNLLDLSGKIDFAEDYNYKEFR; this is translated from the coding sequence ATGAGAACAAACATTGATCTCGATGATAAATTAGTAGAGGAAGCGTTTAGCTTGACCAGTGTTAGAACTAAAAAAGAGTTAGTAAATCTAGCGTTACAGGAATTGATTAAGAATAAAAAAAAGTTAAATTTACTAGATCTGAGCGGAAAAATTGATTTTGCAGAGGACTATAACTATAAAGAATTTAGATAA
- the rnpA gene encoding ribonuclease P protein component, which yields MGLPSRHRLTKRSDFQTVYQQGIRRYSRHLIIRALPIVSDSLVCPVSTKLGISISRKVSKKAVVRNRIKRQIKSAFRSLLPDVSYNWLIVITVKSDARECNYEHFLRELKELLIKTDIIYGN from the coding sequence GTGGGATTACCGTCACGACATCGACTTACAAAGCGGTCGGATTTTCAAACTGTTTACCAGCAGGGTATTCGCCGCTATAGTCGTCATCTAATTATTAGAGCCTTGCCCATTGTTTCAGACTCTTTAGTATGTCCCGTTTCTACAAAGCTGGGAATTTCTATTAGTCGTAAAGTTAGTAAAAAAGCCGTTGTGCGTAACCGTATTAAAAGACAGATAAAATCTGCCTTCAGGTCTTTACTTCCCGATGTTTCCTATAACTGGCTAATCGTGATTACCGTTAAATCTGATGCCAGGGAATGCAATTATGAGCATTTTTTGAGAGAATTAAAAGAGTTACTAATTAAAACAGATATTATTTATGGGAATTAA
- a CDS encoding DUF262 domain-containing protein, producing MKANETKIIQFLEQYKTQFVIPVYQRNYDWSIPQCEQLLNDILDIGNNDNINTHFIGGIVFIHDDLHTVATVRELTIIDGQQRLTTITLVYLAIYHLAKKLGIEETANEILNTYIVNQYVKQDEQKVKLKLTSDNDGALKYLIRGDRTEEITSYSKIIDNFNYFEKNIIEDNYKVVLKGLEKLIFVEISLERGKDDPQRIFESLNSTGLDLSQADLIRNYILMDLNLDEQQRVYQDYWLIIENLARDEVKNISKVSDFIRDYLTLIHKNISNKSKVYEEFKNKYPDKVNLEEVLKTIKRFAKYYNKLINPKNEKDTDIRKDLEYINRLEINVAYPFLMQVYFDFEETIIDKHTFIQILLVVQSFVWRRFIIGLSTNSLNKIFMNLYEKIDTNNYLFSLQKALLQKKGSQRFPNNKEVLDALKFKDVYNIKSKNRTYLLEKLEYYQNFEPVILDNKITIEHIFPQNPDPQWLKDLGKEEFDDIKNNYLHTLANLTLSGVNAQLKNKSFLEKRDLKDYGYKHSNLNLNKYLEDLDKWDKSEIQKRFNDLAKNFLKIWCYPDIDINDKETEEVNIFDADEPKGKKLEYAIFCDEKLQIKEVAKLYAEVFKKLFEQNSEIFFNSDLGQKIILKDEKNKNSLRQSVPISNNFYIEGNLDSNSKFEKIKYALKLFDLEEELIIKYAK from the coding sequence ATGAAAGCAAACGAAACAAAAATAATTCAATTTTTAGAGCAGTATAAAACTCAGTTTGTTATCCCCGTTTATCAACGAAATTATGATTGGTCTATTCCTCAATGTGAGCAACTTTTAAATGACATCCTAGACATAGGAAATAATGATAATATTAATACCCATTTTATTGGGGGAATTGTTTTTATTCATGATGATTTACATACTGTTGCTACTGTCAGAGAGTTAACTATAATTGATGGGCAACAACGTTTAACGACTATTACTTTAGTTTATTTAGCTATTTATCATTTAGCGAAAAAGTTAGGTATTGAAGAAACTGCAAATGAGATTCTTAATACTTACATTGTTAATCAATATGTTAAACAAGATGAACAAAAAGTAAAGTTAAAATTAACTTCAGATAATGACGGAGCTTTAAAATATTTGATTCGGGGCGATCGCACAGAAGAAATTACAAGTTATTCTAAAATAATTGACAACTTTAACTACTTTGAAAAAAATATTATTGAAGATAATTATAAAGTAGTTTTAAAAGGTTTAGAGAAACTAATATTTGTAGAAATATCTTTGGAAAGGGGAAAAGATGATCCTCAAAGAATCTTTGAAAGCCTCAATTCTACAGGATTAGATTTGTCTCAAGCTGATTTAATTAGAAATTATATTTTAATGGATTTAAACCTTGATGAGCAACAAAGAGTTTATCAGGATTATTGGCTAATTATTGAAAACTTAGCTAGGGATGAGGTAAAAAATATTAGTAAAGTATCTGATTTTATTCGAGATTATTTAACCTTAATCCATAAAAATATTTCCAATAAGTCAAAAGTTTATGAGGAATTTAAAAATAAATATCCAGATAAAGTTAATTTAGAAGAAGTTTTAAAAACCATCAAAAGGTTTGCTAAATACTATAATAAATTAATCAACCCTAAAAATGAAAAAGATACAGACATCAGAAAAGACTTAGAGTATATAAATCGCCTTGAAATAAATGTAGCTTATCCTTTTCTAATGCAGGTTTATTTTGATTTTGAAGAAACAATAATAGACAAACATACTTTTATTCAGATTCTTCTTGTGGTTCAATCTTTTGTGTGGAGAAGATTTATCATCGGCTTAAGTACCAATAGCTTAAATAAAATTTTTATGAATTTGTATGAAAAAATAGATACAAATAATTATTTATTTTCTCTACAAAAAGCCCTATTACAAAAAAAAGGAAGTCAAAGATTTCCCAACAACAAAGAGGTTTTAGACGCTCTCAAATTTAAAGATGTTTATAATATAAAATCTAAAAATAGGACTTATTTATTAGAAAAATTAGAATATTACCAAAACTTTGAACCCGTAATATTAGATAATAAAATTACTATAGAACATATTTTTCCTCAAAATCCAGATCCACAATGGTTAAAAGATTTAGGTAAAGAGGAATTTGATGATATTAAAAATAATTATTTACATACATTAGCAAATTTAACCTTATCTGGGGTAAATGCTCAGTTAAAAAATAAGTCTTTTCTTGAAAAAAGAGACTTAAAAGACTATGGATATAAACACAGCAATTTAAACCTTAATAAGTATTTAGAGGATCTTGATAAATGGGATAAAAGTGAGATTCAGAAACGTTTTAATGATTTGGCTAAAAACTTTTTAAAAATCTGGTGTTATCCTGATATTGATATTAACGATAAAGAAACAGAGGAAGTTAATATTTTTGATGCCGATGAGCCAAAGGGTAAAAAACTTGAGTATGCAATTTTTTGTGATGAGAAATTACAAATTAAAGAAGTAGCTAAACTATATGCAGAAGTATTTAAAAAATTATTTGAGCAAAATTCAGAAATATTTTTTAATTCCGATTTAGGGCAAAAAATTATTTTAAAAGATGAAAAAAACAAAAATAGTTTAAGGCAAAGTGTACCTATTAGCAATAATTTTTATATAGAGGGAAATTTAGATAGTAATAGTAAATTTGAAAAAATTAAATATGCTCTAAAATTATTTGATTTAGAAGAAGAATTAATTATTAAATATGCCAAGTAA
- a CDS encoding heavy metal translocating P-type ATPase, giving the protein MVRNTQEKETLKLEGMGCAACAGKIENSINKVVGVEECMVNFAIAEATVKYNPQQTTVKNIIKAVQDAGYQAFALPPEGINPEQEAIAHKRHEKILLNRLIIGIILSVLLMISSLPMMTGLEIPFIPMWFQSPLLQLVLATPVLFLCGQSFWQGAIASIRHGSATMDTLVSLGTGAAYFYSLFITFFPEIIEREGIHAMVYYETAAVIITLLLLGRLLEHRAKRQTSEAITQLLQLGAKTARVIKDGKEQDIPIEDVQLNDIILVRPGEKIPVDGIITQGESSIDESMVTGESEPVRRNVGQEVIGATINKTGSFQFQATRVGKDTVLAQIVELVKQAQGSKAPIQKLADQITSWFVPVVIVIAMVTFLAWWLIGGNFTFALIASVTVLIIACPCALGLATPTSIMVGTGLGAKQGILIKDAGSLELAHRIKTIVLDKTGTLTEGKPVVTDFITLKGSAFEQNILRLVATLEKNSEHPLAEAIVAYAKKQEISLDDGVTDFEAVSGCGVQGFIDGHFVQVGTQKWFEKLGIDTVKLENIIPEEVFTKTNAWIVVDQEIEGLMALSDALKESSREAVQQLQRQGLEVIMLTGDNQRTAENIASEVGIRRFFAQVRPEEKTDKIREIQQNTGHLVAMVGDGINDAPALAQADVGFAIGTGTDVAIASSDITLISGDLKTIVKAIALSRATMNNIKQNLFFAYIYNVIGIPVAAGVFYPFFGLLLNPIIAGAAMAFSSVSVVTNALRLRKTKVFS; this is encoded by the coding sequence ATGGTTAGGAATACACAGGAAAAAGAAACTCTGAAATTAGAGGGCATGGGGTGCGCCGCCTGTGCTGGGAAAATTGAAAATTCTATTAATAAGGTGGTAGGGGTAGAGGAATGTATGGTAAATTTTGCCATTGCGGAAGCGACGGTTAAATATAACCCTCAACAAACCACCGTGAAAAATATTATCAAAGCGGTGCAAGATGCAGGTTATCAAGCGTTTGCCTTGCCCCCCGAAGGCATAAATCCAGAACAAGAGGCGATCGCCCATAAACGTCACGAAAAGATACTATTAAATAGATTAATTATCGGGATAATTCTCAGCGTTTTGCTGATGATTTCATCCTTACCCATGATGACAGGGTTAGAAATACCATTTATCCCCATGTGGTTTCAAAGCCCCTTATTACAGTTAGTTTTAGCCACTCCCGTGTTATTCCTGTGTGGACAATCCTTTTGGCAAGGGGCGATCGCCTCTATCCGCCACGGTAGCGCCACCATGGACACCCTTGTATCCCTTGGTACAGGTGCCGCCTATTTTTATTCCCTCTTCATCACCTTCTTTCCAGAAATAATCGAAAGAGAAGGAATCCATGCCATGGTTTACTACGAAACCGCCGCCGTCATTATCACCCTATTATTACTCGGCAGACTGCTCGAACATCGAGCCAAAAGACAAACATCCGAAGCCATTACCCAACTATTGCAACTGGGAGCAAAAACCGCTCGGGTAATCAAAGACGGAAAAGAGCAAGACATTCCCATCGAGGACGTACAACTAAACGATATTATCCTCGTACGTCCGGGAGAAAAAATCCCCGTAGATGGCATCATCACCCAAGGAGAATCCTCCATCGATGAAAGCATGGTGACAGGGGAATCCGAACCCGTACGCCGTAACGTAGGGCAAGAAGTCATCGGCGCCACCATCAACAAAACAGGTAGTTTTCAATTCCAAGCTACAAGGGTGGGCAAAGACACCGTTTTAGCTCAAATTGTCGAACTGGTAAAACAAGCCCAAGGCAGTAAAGCACCCATCCAAAAATTAGCTGATCAAATTACCTCATGGTTTGTGCCAGTGGTGATTGTCATTGCCATGGTTACCTTTCTAGCATGGTGGTTGATAGGAGGTAACTTCACCTTTGCCCTCATCGCCTCGGTTACTGTATTAATTATCGCTTGTCCCTGCGCCCTTGGTTTAGCCACTCCCACATCTATCATGGTTGGCACAGGATTGGGAGCAAAACAGGGTATCTTGATTAAGGATGCAGGTAGTTTGGAGTTAGCCCACCGTATCAAAACCATTGTCCTTGATAAAACAGGTACTTTAACCGAAGGAAAGCCCGTTGTCACCGATTTTATCACCCTCAAGGGTAGTGCTTTTGAACAAAATATATTGCGTTTGGTGGCAACCCTCGAAAAAAATTCGGAACATCCTTTGGCAGAAGCCATCGTCGCATATGCCAAAAAACAAGAAATTAGTCTTGATGATGGGGTGACTGATTTTGAAGCGGTGTCAGGATGCGGAGTGCAAGGTTTTATTGATGGTCATTTTGTGCAAGTGGGTACGCAAAAATGGTTTGAGAAGTTGGGCATTGATACCGTGAAGTTAGAAAATATTATCCCTGAGGAAGTATTTACGAAAACCAATGCTTGGATAGTGGTTGATCAAGAAATTGAAGGGTTAATGGCGCTCTCTGATGCCCTGAAAGAAAGTTCTCGGGAGGCGGTGCAACAACTACAAAGGCAGGGTTTGGAGGTGATTATGTTGACGGGGGACAATCAACGCACCGCAGAAAACATTGCCTCAGAGGTGGGTATTCGTCGTTTCTTTGCCCAAGTGCGTCCTGAGGAAAAAACTGACAAAATTCGGGAAATACAGCAAAATACAGGGCATCTGGTGGCGATGGTGGGGGATGGCATCAATGATGCTCCTGCCCTAGCTCAAGCAGATGTAGGCTTTGCCATTGGTACGGGAACAGATGTGGCGATCGCCTCTAGCGATATAACTTTAATCTCAGGAGATCTAAAAACCATTGTAAAGGCGATCGCCCTTAGTCGAGCAACTATGAATAACATCAAACAAAATCTCTTTTTTGCCTACATCTATAACGTGATTGGGATTCCCGTAGCCGCAGGGGTATTTTATCCCTTCTTCGGACTACTTTTAAACCCCATCATCGCAGGGGCTGCCATGGCATTTAGTTCAGTTTCTGTAGTCACAAACGCCCTCAGACTCCGTAAAACCAAAGTTTTTAGTTAA
- a CDS encoding thylakoid membrane photosystem I accumulation factor, with product MLKRVILIFLSCLCLWASYPLSSMAEIDSDRYDGNIFVVYAGNGSLVPPRLTLKQSFERQLPAILVYYLDDNSDSKEFAFIVSRFQEFYGRAASIIPVNVDTIPMKKSYSPDEVGYYYEGVIPQTVILDQNKKEIYNGKGIIEFEEVDDVLRDLFNLLPRSESVQLKRKTFNEFNSELVPEDR from the coding sequence ATGTTAAAAAGAGTTATTTTAATTTTTTTGTCCTGTCTTTGTTTATGGGCTAGTTATCCTTTAAGTAGTATGGCAGAGATAGATAGCGATCGCTACGATGGTAATATTTTTGTGGTATATGCTGGAAATGGCTCATTAGTACCCCCCCGTCTTACTCTCAAACAATCTTTTGAACGGCAATTACCAGCCATCTTGGTTTATTATTTGGATGACAATAGCGACTCCAAGGAATTTGCTTTTATTGTTTCTCGTTTTCAAGAATTCTATGGACGGGCGGCAAGTATCATCCCTGTCAATGTCGATACTATTCCCATGAAAAAAAGTTATAGCCCCGATGAGGTGGGGTACTACTACGAAGGTGTTATCCCTCAGACAGTAATTTTAGACCAGAATAAAAAAGAGATTTATAACGGCAAAGGTATCATCGAGTTTGAAGAAGTGGACGATGTTTTAAGAGATTTATTTAATCTTTTACCTCGCTCGGAATCTGTGCAACTAAAAAGAAAAACTTTCAATGAGTTTAATAGTGAGTTAGTGCCTGAAGATAGATAA
- the rpmH gene encoding 50S ribosomal protein L34 codes for MSKHTLNGTRRKQKRTSGFRARMRTKDGRKVIQARRRKGRQRLAV; via the coding sequence TTGAGTAAGCATACTTTAAACGGAACTAGACGTAAACAAAAAAGAACTTCAGGTTTTCGCGCCCGTATGAGAACCAAAGATGGACGCAAAGTGATTCAGGCTCGTCGTCGTAAAGGCAGACAAAGATTAGCTGTATAA
- the crtR gene encoding beta-carotene hydroxylase — MQSSASVLRTTIPKEYLKAPDGLNPNVIMFISAILLITLSTCGYFLWGLPGWVCFCANVLALHLSGTVIHDASHNSGHRNRIINAILGHGSALMLGFAFPVFTRVHLQHHANVNDPENDPDHFVSTGGPLWMIAARFFYHEIFFFKRRLWRKYELLEWFLSRLFLFTIVFLGIHYGFIGYVMNFWFVPALVVGIALGLFFDYLPHRPFKETNRWKNARVYPGKILNILILGQNYHLIHHLWPSIPWYKYQSAYYAAKPILDAKGCDQSLDLMNGKNFGSFLYDIFLGIRFHGKH, encoded by the coding sequence ATGCAGTCGTCCGCATCTGTATTGAGAACAACAATACCAAAAGAATATTTAAAAGCTCCCGATGGCCTTAATCCTAATGTCATCATGTTCATCAGCGCAATATTATTAATTACTCTCTCCACTTGTGGTTATTTTTTATGGGGATTACCTGGTTGGGTTTGTTTTTGTGCCAACGTTTTAGCGTTGCATCTCTCAGGCACGGTAATTCATGATGCTTCCCACAATAGTGGACACCGCAATCGTATTATAAATGCAATTTTGGGTCATGGCAGCGCTTTGATGTTGGGCTTTGCTTTTCCTGTGTTTACAAGGGTACATTTACAACACCATGCTAATGTTAATGATCCTGAGAATGATCCTGATCATTTTGTTTCCACAGGGGGACCTTTGTGGATGATTGCCGCTAGGTTTTTCTACCATGAGATATTTTTCTTCAAACGCAGATTATGGCGTAAATATGAGCTTCTGGAGTGGTTTTTAAGTCGTTTATTTTTATTTACTATTGTTTTCCTCGGAATTCACTATGGTTTTATTGGCTATGTGATGAATTTTTGGTTTGTACCTGCTTTGGTGGTAGGTATTGCATTGGGGTTATTTTTTGATTATTTACCTCATCGCCCTTTTAAGGAAACCAATCGATGGAAAAATGCAAGGGTGTATCCTGGCAAGATATTAAATATTTTGATTTTAGGGCAGAATTATCATTTAATTCATCATCTTTGGCCTTCTATTCCTTGGTATAAATATCAATCTGCTTATTATGCGGCGAAACCTATTTTAGATGCAAAAGGTTGTGATCAATCTTTGGATTTGATGAATGGGAAGAATTTTGGCAGTTTCCTTTATGATATTTTCCTTGGTATTCGTTTTCACGGGAAACACTAA